The window GTTTCTACACAACAGTGGAACAAAATAACAGTTACTTAGTTCTAAGATAAATCCTGAAGGGAGACGTAGAGGCATAATGCCGACGGCTTGAGCGGCGATCCCAGTGCCGTTCCCGACGCGCATTACGACTTCATTCTTTGCCAGCTTGCGCACCTTCTGAAGCCCCTGTAtcgagttgcaaatgtgagcaaccgatccggtatcaaatacccaagacttAGAATTTTTGCTAGGAAGCAAAACGTCAATGACATTAACCTGTATAACAATTATACCTTTCCCGGTTTTCCCGGTCTTCTTATCTTCCAGATACTTCTTGCAGTTTCTCTTCCAGTGTCCTGtgcccttgcagtagaagcactcagtttcattcttggctccgcccttagagttgctttgggagccggtcttaccggcgcccttgcccttctttggcTTGCCTTTCTTCTTTTTGAAACTGGCGGTTTTATTCACAAGCAACACTTGCTTGCGATTTTTCCGCAGTCCTCCTTCTGTAGTTTTCAGCATGGCGAGCACCTCTTCCGGTGTCTTCTCCATCCCTGTCATGTTGTAGTTCATGACAAAACCGTCGTAAGACGGGGGGGAGTGAAGAAAGCAACATGTCCATCATATGGCCAGGTGGAAGTAGAAGGGCCTTAAGCCTTTCAGAATAGCCAATCATTTTGACCTCGTGTTCACCAACTGAACTACCCTCAGCCATCTTGCAATCCATCAAAGCCTTCATGATATCATATCGCTCAGACTTTGCGGTTTCCTTGTACAGAGCATCCAATTCCCGGATCATATCACGGGCTTTATggaattcaaaacgtttttgaagcccTGGAGTCATGCAAGCTAGCATGAGGCACTGCACTAAGTTGTGATCATCGTCCTTAGTGGCCCAGACATTTTGTTCATCTACCGGTGCATCTGCCGCCGGTTTAGCTGGAAGAGCAGTTTCAAGCACGTACAATTTCTTAGCGCtcctgaggacaatcctcaggttacggacccagtccgcatagttGTTTCCAGTCGTAGCTAACTTCTCTTTCTCTAACATCGGGCCTAAGTTGAACGCGATGTTGcgagccatttgatctacaacggaaaacacaagtttcacttagacttttgtttataatgaaatttgcactagtgaataaacatttttattctaaagtgtgctctcactcaaatcaatatctctcaaaattgattttgagtgattcaagatccaaatATCAATTCAACgtcatagaatcatcatctcatgaCGAGGATTTCAAttggtaggccaacttgccgatcacatctctatgtgactcttgttcatctttcgatgtgtgtgttccgagctcaggacgatcctgccatgaacgtcaagaaaaccaagtgatcttgctgcgaggtctgacctcacccgccttaCATTTCTccaatcgttcgtacccatgcatccatggtgCACCCCGAAAGGATAGATGTTGTGACGGTGCtgcacttgggagaacactaactacttgatatttgaagtgagagatcaccctaataaaagcgactaccgcacaatcaagaagggtgcatcaagagggataaacatctcaggcaattcataatagcatgatatggtatagcctctttctgacggagaagtctttcaattcttcgtcttcggcatttgcgtcggtgttcaccttcgcgaagattgccaccaccttgtcgatgcaccagataatattgctatctctatagctaataaaataagtgcgttacttaaggttgacacgcaggtcattaaagtgcaatcatatggctccagccatcatgcagaatcatgacacgcaggtcatgttagttacatcatatagtcatctcatacataatcaaatagaatatgagcattgctataccacatcacatgcacatcctgcaaaaccaagttagacgcctctaatcggtttatgcaaaattttattttacgtggcttctaaggttttgacttaaaccgcagctaccaacgttttatcatcaagtatgattattcaagttgctagattaacatctcggggtgtatgaaacacgagataattaaatctcaagccccatactaaacttcgtcatacgcatgacccccgtgcagatcatatctgcaatgccctttcatctgcgaatttcatctttcttttgactatggcagaacccaaagaactgatagcacttccatgatcaatcaggatcacggattgccagaactttgtcaaattccaccatgctgtctcgagattgagcaaacgcaaattctagggaagcagcaagaacgtcgggtaacagatttcatctgtcacccgcataaacaattttcagcaatagatctcatctactccaaaattatattatgcaatacccatacatctccatgtattctagatcataacctgcatctacgcatagcacggctcttgatgccactgtaggggaacgcgacagaaaacgaaaattttcggtatagcgagcacgcccaggaccactatggagactgcatacaaggtttgatctgatccgtaccgactcgaagcgcagcggaagaagagtcggtgtagatcgtcggtgtagatccccgcagctaggatttacaacctcccaaccgcgaggatgtactccctctccggacagcccttcgggaggcggtcggacagtcccccggacaatgtcgcggacagcccttcgggaggaccctcgaaactcggacggagactcggatagcccttcgggaggacactcgaacagcccctcgggaaaaagatcgaaactacaatctctctacggggttgcacacatacggtgtcagctatccggcaaggcttcgccgtccagaactagttcctgccggaacccagacagccttacggctctacgaaactcttttcgtgggagggagagaggaagccagataatgcatggcatgtgtatgagagcaagggatgagtgtggagggctgcccctccacctctatttataggaaatcccaaggggtagggtagtttcacacaaaaacccaaaatgcacatgaatgaagtccttccacaaggacctagaagtgaaaccaatgaacaaaagggtccccaaggggggataccccatgtggccggccacacccccatgaggggcccaaaaaatgggtcctatccatccatgtcatccccaagatcttttggagcaaagccccaaaaggtggctttccataaagtaaccataaagctgattttcactattcacgacgacatttttcagcgtctgatcgaactgaaaatatttatgtgggctaagaacatttccagtacccactaaaatgattttcaacgcgttccgaaacaattccggttttagtgattttcatctgcgaaacgcatctgaagtggctccggcagctccggaacatttccggtttttatctcagaaaattccaaaaagcttccagaatgattctggcatcctccaagaattatcaggcatgtgccgaaaccaatttgacttaatggtgtatcccgaaacaacttttcggtatcatcgaaacttatccggtgacctctctctgcggtacgattccgctgtccgaaacttttcggtgtccgaaactttttcggtgattttctctcagactccctgtctagtattcagcagatagatgacccttaagcgtgtgaccctataggttcggtgaagtatagacatgacctggaaccccttccgatcaatgatcaacatcggagccgtggacacccatattgacccctatacccacacgaatgaatattcgagtgaacctccagttgcagtgagctattcctgttgcttcgcgatatgtcacaaacacccgaggtgagatttattgcatgcccatggacgaacaatttgtcaaccatgcaagttacctcgttaccggttttgttctcttttctcgtttccgtgttccggcatcccagtgatcaaatcgcaatgtgtctggccagacgatgatggataccgttacaccgagagggcccgagtatatctctccatcgtcggaggagcaaatcccaatcttgagctatcttgttacttcctatacttttccgtgaacccgaaagctgccgtaatagccaccaagttacggatgacgtttaacaaaccccaaagttcacgaagcaagcacgaaggaacttgatactctcatggtctaaggaattatgcaaacattaactatctcaatgatattaaccataaacttgtgacgaaggtatctcatagcttaacatcaatttgggtcgattcaacacaagtgttctaccaacatcgcgccctcagaattgccagcatagacatgcccatgatcaggaaaacaggatcatcatgcaatacatgagccagtcttagaggcaagactaggaatacattttaccgtttagtataccacacgtgcacatgagtttccctccgagcctcgtggatattgcagactcgggaatcattgcagttatagcatggaagctaaacattcattacaaactttggagatacaaaataactgttattactgcctctagggcatatctcctacacagGGCGGGGATGACCTGCAAGGGGCGGCCCGCTGGCTGGTCTTCGGGGAAGGAGGAGGTCACGGGGTGGGGGTGCAGCTGCTGCTGCCGGCAGAGGCGAGCTCCGGCTCGGGCCCGTCGAGGGACTTGGTAGCGCGAGCGTGGAAGGAGCTCGGGCTCCTGGTTGCTGCTCGAGGGGATGAACTGGGGCACGGGAGTTGCGACTCCGATGGGATGGACGGGAGAGGTGGCTCGGGAGGAGGGGATCAAGGCAGAGGAGGCGTTGGGTTGGTCTGGTACTGAAAATGAGGGAGGATTTTGGATTGGGGATGAACCCGAGGAGGAAGAGACAGGAAGAGTGGCGGCAGGGAGGAGGAATGGATGGGACAGTCGTCCTAGGATCTAGGGTTGGACCCGTTATATATAGCACGGAATTAGGGTAGGGCTATCTCGTCCCTACGATTGTAATCAAATGGCCAAGAAATTTAAGGTTGggggagtccaaataagaaaccaaagatattttagggatgtttggggatgatccggacccatcggtcaCGACTGAACGGTTCAGGTTCAGGCAGGTTTTCGGACACGCGCGAGGGGTCTGGGAGAGGTCGACAATGACAAAGAGGCCTGACAAAAGGTCAACTGAGACAAAAGGAGAAGCGGCAACCACGAACGACTACGATTTTTATGAAAACATGtggatgcaatgcacatgatgacatgatgaaatgcaacaagcaaAAATAATTAAAGCAGCTACAacgaaaacatggaaggcgtctggagcgtcggtctcggggtgttacaactaGTGACTAGTCTTTCAACAGGTTCATGCGTTAGCATTACGATCGAGGTAACTGTCAAGTTTTAGACATTGCCAAGGTCAATTAATATTAATTATAAATCAACTCAATTCTAATGGAGGAACATGTTTCCCGGCTGTACGCCTGTACCTACAGTTTACACAGGAATAAAAGGCCCGAGAATATACCTGTGTGTAGAACACCGATGCATTCAGATAATCCTGCTTCTTAAATGCGTCATCCCCTTGTTGTTTCAGGTCAGACACCATCGTTGTGACAAAATTGCCATCCTGGGCAAACATAATAACTTGGTCAGGTATACATATTAATAAGAGGTCTAATGTGTGTCAGGAAGAAACAATGCTCTAGAAAGGACATTAAGGTTAAGTGAATGAATTCAAGAAACAGTTGAAGCTAACTTGTATATTCAGTGTGTAATGTTTACACTACATGTCCCGTTACATGTATAGAGCTGGTCTAACTAACTACCGTGGAGAAAGGCATGTAGCATGACTCGGTAGTGGATCCTAAGGAATAGGACTAGCCTAAAGACTAGGATTACAAATGATTACAGGTACAGATATAACGTGTATAATATACAGGTTAACAGTTTCAACCTCAACGAAAAAGACAAGAGACAGTTTTCATCAATGAGAGATTTGAAATCCTAGTTGTCACTTGCTACAGACTGGAAATGAAGTAAGAGAGCTTTCTAAGAAAATTAATTGGTACACCTGTTAATGAATTAACTGCAAGCAAAATAAGTTATCCAATAAAGCATCATTCACATCAGATGAGTTTTCAGGAACGGATCTTAGACCGCAAAGCAGGCACATAAAAAACACGGGCGCATTGACTAGTTCTTGATCTATGAAGTTTTAGCTAAACATCGATGCCAACATTGCGTAGAGAGTTAACATGGGACAAAATTGTTGTGAGTGCAAAGAAAATTTGCTAGCGTGACATACCTCAAGCTGCTTGATTTCCATCTTCACATGACTAATGATACCGTCAACGCTCCAATTTGTCACAGTTGAAATTGGCAAGGTGGAAGGAAAGAGCATCTCAACGTCTTCCCGTGTACCATACTCAGCAGCCAATTCTATTGGCAATCTACCAAACTGTTGAGGAACAACGGAAGCTTTACAAAAATTAATATTCAACATTAAGAAATAAGCAAATGTTCATGCACAAACTTACAAAGAGATGGCATAAAGGAGAAGTGGTGAAACTGTAACAAGCTTATTCAGAAAAGTTCACTTAGCACAGCCTTTTATTTTTATACTGCAGATAGCATAAAGTAGGTCTACTTGCATCATAACTCCTACAGTTACGGTCGTTGCATATCAGTATAAGACAAGTCGAAACAGTAGCACGCTTATGTAAGAAAGCTAACTTAGCACAGCCTTTTATTTTTATATTACATATAGCATCATGTAGGTGTACTCGCATAACTCGTATAGTTGTTGCATATCACTACAAAGCCAAGCAAGACACAAGAATATGTGACAAAATGAGCATTCTGACCTGGTCAAGAACATTTGGATTTGCACCAGCTTCCAACAAGCACTTGATAGCTTCAGTTAAGCCCTTCTCTGCAGCCGTTACCAAGGGATTATAACAAGGACCAGCACCGCTCACATTAGCTCCACCCTATCAGATGCAAGAATGAAAAGCCAATCATTTGTTTAGTTGTGAATACAAAAATGACTAAATCGAACATCAGTTTATAGAAATCTACATTCCTACTGCAGCAAAAAGAGGATACAATACCTGAATCAATAGCTTCGCACAAGACACATTAGATTTGTGTAACGCCATGTCTAAAGGTCCAAGAATACGAGTACCCTTGTTGGGCTGAAAAAAATTAGAGATTCAATTTCATGCCAAAATATGACAGTTCCAAAAGAAAGATTGAATTTGCAAGGGAAAAAAGCTGATTCGATACTTCTTTTCTGAGAGTGTAGCTTATAAAAGTTATATGTCCCTTTGCTCCCACTGATTCCTCAGAATTGTTGTGTGGGTCAGCGGTCCTAGCATGCCTCGTGTGGCTAACACATTAACAGCTATGAGCAGGGCCTATTTGGTTGATTTATGAAGGTTGCCAATATTTACTAATCATGCCTACGAAGTGCCATACTACGCCAAGCCAACGGGAACCCTCCATGCATTTGTGAGCCAGTGACACATAGGACCACAGCTGTAGGAAAGGATTCTTGCCAGCGAACCAAACGTATAACCAACTAAGTCACACGTTCCTAACTTTTGGCATGCCATGGTTAGTCACCAACGAATAATGGCCTCAAGTACAGGTGGGAACAATTTGAGAATGTAGCAAAACTTTAGCAAAAGAGAGAAATGAAGTTGAAAGCCAACAACAGATAAATGAAGATTTGAACATTACATCTGCATTGTGCTGCAAAAGTATCTTCACAACAGTAGCATGTCCTTTCTGAGCAGCAAAAGCGAGTGGTGTCCCAATAATTGATTGTGCATCAATATCCACTCCTCTAGAGAGAAGATACTTTACTATTTCACAGTGCCctgaaaaaagaaaagaaaaggaaggtCATAACACTATGAACAGTATATGACCAAAAACGTTTTTGAGCAACAAAGTTTCAATTACTATTGGTGGGAAGCAACTTTGTTGGTTCACATTTCGCTGACAGACACATGGAAGGAGTTGCCATAAACAGATATCATAAGAAGCAGGTAATCATACTAAATGAACACCATTTGTGAGGAAAATAGTGTATGAAACAGATACCCAGGAAACTTGCATATCATACTACGTAAGCAGGCATTTCTTGGGAAACTAGTTTCAATGGCTAAAACAAAATACCATATGAAGTAGATATCCCGAGAGAAGCTCCACAGACTATAAGGATAAATAGTGCAGTGCCAAAATAAATTGGTCACAACACGATGCCACATGTACTTTTTACACAAATGTGAGCAGAAAATCCAAACTAATATGACAACTATGCTTAGAGTTTCATAAAGCTAATCGCTATTCAGAAGCCGCTGGACATGAGAAGCAAATAATATCAGCCATATTCCTAAAAAAAAAACAGCCATGTTTTAATTTATCTACGGCAACAAGAAAATTGTTTATATTAGGTTGGCTGGGCTTGGTAAAATAAATCAATTTATATTTATCGTGATAGCATTCCCTCCAGATTCAGCTAAAGGTTCTCCAACATAACATCTGATGCTACATGCATGATCTGTATAACACAAGACAATGCTCGAACATAAAAAGGTCCAGCACAAAACAAGGGAGCAAGGCAACCTGAGCATGAAGCTAAGGCATAGTCTTGCGACAGAGGAAAGTAACAATGAAGGGAGGATCCTTGTGTTTATACCATGAGCTGCAGCTGAATGAAGAAGACTGATGTTTCCTGAACGTTGTTGATGCACATCGGCGCCTTGATCAAGAAGGTACCTGACGGCAGGAAGGTTGCCGTAGGTAACGGCATGCTCCACGGGTGAATAATCTAGCAATAAAATCCACACAAGCACATTGCAGACAGCCCGGTTATAACTGATGATGATCGAGTCACGAAACTACGGGTTTAGAACCAGACAGGCGTGAACTGAAAACAAACAAATTGCGTACCCTGGGAGGTGTCAGGCTTGTTAATGTCCATCTTGACCTCCTCGACGAGGTACTGGTACGCGGGCAGCCTgccgcggccggcggcggcgtggAGCGCGTTCATGCCCATGTAGCTCGTGCTGGCCACCGTCACCGGGATCCCGTTCCCGTGCACGTCCAGCTCCTTTGCAATCTCTGAAGTTCACACAAAGAAGTGTACAGTACAGTCTTATTTTGGAAGAAAGGGGCCAATTTTACCCCCAAATCCGGAAGAAATCGTCACTGATACTTCTTGAGAACTGCCAATTTCAGCCACAAGTCGCAACGAGAAAAATCCCCCGAGGAATCATCAAGCCCGGGCGTGCGTTCGAGCCTAAATCACGGACGAAATCGACATCCGGGAGCCGGTGTTCCGCGGCCAGATCGGAAGCCTCACCTCACGATGACAAAACCCTAAGCCCCCGAATGTAGCGAGGGAGCGAACTGACGCAGGAGGTGAGGGCCTTACCCTTGATGCCGCGGACGTCGCCGAGGTGGGCGGCCTCGATGAACCTGGCCTCCGGCGGCCACCTGTCGCGGTCTGCGCGAGCAAATCCAAGGGTTGGAAGGCCGGcggagggagaggtgtagcagatTCGAGTGGGTTGGGTTACGTACCTTCGCCGAGGAGGAGCTCGAATTGGCAAGGGAGCGGAAGGGCACGGGTCCCCATCCTCGTCCCTCtcctcgccggcggcggcggcggcggcggtggtggtggcagGGAAGAAGCTTCTGGAATGTGCCGGGGGTGAAAAGGGCGGGAAATGGGCGGGTGAGAGTGAGACCCAGTAGGAGGCCCACACCCGAAAGCCGAGGGACGGCCACGGGCCCACGGCCTTGCTTCTGACTTCATTCGAAATATGAATTCCGGATTTGAACTTGCTCTATCGACCTCTTCTTCAGTGATGATTAAGTTAATTTTATCAACATGTTTGACAACATCGGCGCAGCCAAAATCTAGATCATTGTCGTTTGATCAATGCGACGTTGGATATGGTCCACCATAGAAGCTCAAAGTTTTTGTGTGGCGTCTGGAAAACTCTCCACATACTTGTCCACGATTTTTTCCTCTTTGGTGTGActcccccgatttgaccgtatactaatcatgcacgcaaatgtgtacgattaagatcagggactcacggaaagatatcacaacacaactctacaacataaataagtcatacaagcatcataatacaaggcAGGGGCCTCGAGgactcgaatacaagtgctcgatcatagacgagtcatcggaagcaacaatatctgagtaaagacataagttaaacaagtttgccttaagaaggctagcacaaactgggatacagatcgaaagaggcgcaggcctcctgcctgggatcctcctaactactcctggtcgtcgtcagcggcctgcacgtagtagtaggcacctccagtgtcgtaggagtcgtcgtcgacggtggcgtctggctcctgggctccagcatctggtggcgacaaccaggtagaaaggaaagggggaaaagagggagagaggcaaccgtgagtacttatacaaagtactcgcaagcaaggagctacactacatatgcatgggtatatgtgtaaagggtcatatcagtgggctgaactgcagaatgccagaataagagggggatagctaattctgtcgaagactacgcttctggcagcctccatcttgcagcatgtagaagagagtagattgaagtcctccaagtagcatcgcatagcataatcctacccggcgatcccctcctcgtcgccctgttagagagcgatcaccgggttgtatctggcacttggaagggtgtattttattaagtatccggttctagttgtcataaggtcaaggtacaactccgggtcgtccttttaccgaggaacacggctattcaaatagataaacttccctgcaggggtgcaccacataacccaacacgctcgatcccatttggccggacacacttttctgggtcatgcccggcctcggaagatcaacacgtcgcagccccacctaggctcaacagagaggtcagcacgccggtctaaatcctatgcgcgcaggggtctgggcccatcgcccattgcacacctgcacgttgcgagggcggccggaagtagacctagcctagcaggcgttccagtccaatccggcgcgcgccgctccgtcgctgacgtcaagaagagcttcggctgataccacgacgtcgagtgcccataactgttcccgcgtagctggttagtgcgtatagaccaaatggccagactcagatcaaataccaagatctcgttaagcgtgttaagtatctgcgaacgccgaccagggccaggcccacctctctcctaggtggtctcaacctgccctgtcgctccgccacaagtaacagtcgggggccgtcaggaacccaggcccacctctaccggggtggagccacctgtcctttcagccccctcatcagaatcacttgcgggtactcctcgagccgacccgactttagtcaccacatgtgtcatgtatataatgtatatagtatatacccgtgatcacctcccgaagtgatcacggcccagtagtatagcatggcagacggacaagagtgtagggccactgatggaacactagcatcctatactaagcagtaggatagcaggtaagggtaacaactgtagcaacaatgacaggctatgcatcaggataggattaacggaaagcagtaacatgctacactactctaatgcaagcagtatagagaagaataggcgatatctggtgatcaaggggggggcttgcctggttgctctggcatgaaggagggatcgtcaacaccgtagtcgaactgggggtcgccggcagtctcggggtctaccggaaagaaataacggagggggaacacaataaataacagagcaatcaaagcatcacaaagcgtagcatggcaatacgcggtgctagaggtgacctaacgcagtagtgGGTGATACCCGCGAAgtggggaaacatccgggaaagtattcccggtgttttgcgtttttggacaaatgaaccggagggggaaagttgcgtgtttgctatgctagggatgtgtggcagacgaacggactgcgtattcggattcgtctcgtcgttctgagcaactttaaTGTACAatgtttttccatccgagctactgtttattttatattgattttaaaggatttaaatcatttttagcatttatttaatcattttaattcaacattatccagaatagtgtttgctgacgtcagcatgacgtcagcagtcaactgtgaCCGTTGACTgatcaaactgacgtgtgggtcccaattgtcattgACTCAGTTTACCTAATCAGAACTAGTTTGTTTAATTAAGTGATTAGGTTCATTAAACGGTGTTAATTaagttaaataattaattaaatttatttatttctttcttttttttgtaaATCCTTTCTGTATAGAAAAGGGGCGTGGGGCCCCTGGTCAGTGGGCCTGGGGAGCTTAGCGGGCGACGACTAACGGGCCACGGGCGCCAGCCCGTCTGGGCGCTGGCGGGGGCGCCCGTCGGGGCGGAATCGAGCGATGgccgcggccacggcggggcGCTGGCGGGCGCAGGCGAGAGGAGCTACGGCGGCCGGAGCGGGTGAGGctgggcggcggcgagcggcagCAGTGGGTGAAGCGCGGCGGATGGCCGCGGGGAAGTGGCCCAGTGGAAGCCACGGCGAGGCAGGCGCCAGGGAAACGCAGCGGCAGCAGTAGCAGAGTAGCAGAAGCAGGAGCGAGCGGGCGCGGGGCCAGGTGGTTGACGGCGGTGCGGGGCGTGTGCGGCCAGGGGTGCGCGTGAGCGCGGCCATGCGGCGGTGAGCACGGGTGGCGGCCGGAGCGCGAGCAGCTGGAGGGCGGAGCTGGCGACGCGGCACGCGACGAGCGGCGACGACGCGCGCGTGGCAGGAGCAGAGGGGCGCGGTCACGCGCGGGCGCGGCTATGCGTGCGGTGGCCGAACGTGGGCGCGCGCGGCAAGCGGCGGGGCAGTGAGGGCGCGAGCGCCGCGGGGTTGGCCGGGTGCGGCTGTCCGCGGGCGAAGTTAGGTGGCGGAGCCGAGCGCGGGGGAGAGGGCGCAGCCACGGCAGAGAGAGGAGGGTGGGGGAGCTCACAGAGGAGGAGTAGGGCACGGGCAATGGGGCGTGGGGAGGAGGTCGAGAACGAGGAGACGAGGTCCAGCGACAGGGGAGCGGCGCCGGTGAGGTGGCGACGTAGGGCGGCGAGGCGCCGGGGCGATGGCGTCGGGGTCGCCGGGTTCGATCCCCCccttcccgatccagatcgggatcgagagGTGGGGGAGAGACGAGGGAGAGTGGGGGATCGTA is drawn from Aegilops tauschii subsp. strangulata cultivar AL8/78 chromosome 1, Aet v6.0, whole genome shotgun sequence and contains these coding sequences:
- the LOC109783751 gene encoding uncharacterized protein isoform X2 produces the protein MGTRALPLPCQFELLLGEDRDRWPPEARFIEAAHLGDVRGIKEIAKELDVHGNGIPVTVASTSYMGMNALHAAAGRGRLPAYQYLVEEVKMDINKPDTSQDYSPVEHAVTYGNLPAVRYLLDQGADVHQQRSGNISLLHSAAAHGHCEIVKYLLSRGVDIDAQSIIGTPLAFAAQKGHATVVKILLQHNADPNKGTRILGPLDMALHKSNVSCAKLLIQGGANVSGAGPCYNPLVTAAEKGLTEAIKCLLEAGANPNVLDQFGRLPIELAAEYGTREDVEMLFPSTLPISTVTNWSVDGIISHVKMEIKQLEDGNFVTTMVSDLKQQGDDAFKKQDYLNASVFYTQGDNGTNELAAPRRQQREAHAEREDLYLFSRAKPLNFELWWPFFM
- the LOC109783751 gene encoding uncharacterized protein isoform X1, coding for MGTRALPLPCQFELLLGEDRDRWPPEARFIEAAHLGDVRGIKEIAKELDVHGNGIPVTVASTSYMGMNALHAAAGRGRLPAYQYLVEEVKMDINKPDTSQDYSPVEHAVTYGNLPAVRYLLDQGADVHQQRSGNISLLHSAAAHGHCEIVKYLLSRGVDIDAQSIIGTPLAFAAQKGHATVVKILLQHNADPNKGTRILGPLDMALHKSNVSCAKLLIQGGANVSGAGPCYNPLVTAAEKGLTEAIKCLLEAGANPNVLDQFGRLPIELAAEYGTREDVEMLFPSTLPISTVTNWSVDGIISHVKMEIKQLEDGNFVTTMVSDLKQQGDDAFKKQDYLNASVFYTQALKMDNFDAKLLSNRSLCWLRMGNGERAFSDAHECTKLCPKWAKAHYRLGAAFMFVKDYNGAYQSLSCALELDPESKEIEKLFWETMELMS